Proteins from a single region of Pseudomonas sp. 10S4:
- the tssA gene encoding type VI secretion system protein TssA, translated as MNMPSTALPELIDRLLAPISDEAPCGLDLRYEREFDQARELRREDDTSLPTGVWQSSIKRAQWPELEKLTTSLLLERSKDLMLSAWLGEAWLHQDGLEGLPGSLALVAGLCERYPEHLHPQAEDGDQSWRVIPLEWLARRYTEVLLTRVPLLDPRNGEFDGVCLDAWRRLQVQQVLANDSKGAKTSAETARSEQKKLTEQIRATPLSFWLRSQGSLLLSIQHLQRLEAWSDLYLGAQAPGFKALQDVIEALLTLVQEFIAMHPRHSTEAPVETTPEVASSPADVAAAPQVFREPASREEAYRQLLLIAEYLARTEPHSPVPYLIRRGVEWGNKPLSELLGELISADAESRRLWTLLGVL; from the coding sequence GTGAATATGCCTTCAACAGCGTTGCCGGAACTGATTGACCGCTTGCTGGCACCGATCAGCGACGAAGCGCCCTGTGGCCTGGATTTGCGTTATGAACGTGAATTCGATCAGGCGCGGGAGCTGCGCCGGGAGGACGATACGAGCCTGCCGACCGGGGTCTGGCAGTCGTCGATCAAACGCGCCCAGTGGCCGGAACTGGAGAAACTGACCACCAGCCTGCTGCTGGAACGCAGCAAAGACCTGATGCTCAGTGCCTGGCTGGGCGAGGCCTGGTTGCATCAGGATGGTTTGGAGGGGTTGCCGGGCAGTCTCGCGCTGGTCGCCGGGTTGTGTGAGCGCTATCCCGAGCACCTTCACCCGCAGGCGGAGGATGGTGACCAATCGTGGCGGGTGATCCCGCTCGAATGGCTGGCCCGACGCTACACCGAAGTGCTGCTGACCCGGGTGCCGTTGCTCGATCCGCGTAACGGCGAGTTCGATGGTGTGTGCCTGGATGCCTGGCGGCGGTTGCAAGTGCAGCAGGTGTTGGCCAATGACAGCAAAGGCGCGAAAACCTCGGCAGAAACCGCGCGCAGTGAGCAGAAAAAACTCACCGAGCAGATCCGCGCCACGCCGTTGTCCTTCTGGTTGCGCAGCCAGGGCAGTTTGCTGTTGAGCATTCAGCATCTGCAACGGCTGGAAGCCTGGAGCGACCTTTATCTCGGCGCCCAGGCCCCGGGTTTCAAAGCCTTGCAGGATGTCATCGAGGCGTTATTGACGCTGGTTCAGGAGTTCATCGCCATGCACCCACGACACTCCACCGAGGCTCCTGTCGAAACAACGCCCGAAGTGGCATCAAGTCCTGCGGATGTGGCCGCGGCGCCACAGGTTTTTCGCGAGCCGGCGAGTCGCGAAGAGGCGTATCGGCAATTGTTATTGATCGCCGAATACCTGGCCCGCACCGAACCCCACAGCCCCGTGCCGTACTTGATCCGGCGAGGCGTGGAGTGGGGCAACAAACCCCTGAGCGAATTGTTGGGTGAATTGATCTCGGCTGATGCTGAGTCCCGGCGACTCTGGACATTACTCGGCGTCCTTTAG